Below is a genomic region from Pan troglodytes isolate AG18354 chromosome X, NHGRI_mPanTro3-v2.0_pri, whole genome shotgun sequence.
agagtgtatgtgtcgaggaatttatccatttcttctagattttctagtttatttgcgtagaggtgtttgtagtattctctgatggtagtttgtatttctgtgggattggtggtgatatcccctttatcattttttattgtgtctatttgagtcttctctctttttttctttattagtcttgctagaggtctatcaattttgttgatcctttcaaaaaaccagctcctggattcattaattttttgaagggttttttgtgtctctatttccttcagttctgctctgattttagttatttcttgccttctgctagcttttgaatgtgtttgctcttgcttctctagttcttttaattgtgatgttagggtgctaAATGAGACTCTTTTTATCCTTTGCAGAGATGAATTAGGCATGAAATTTTATTTggctgatttttctcttttaactttcagtatattttttctttctgatatttcattttctgttcttaGTAATTAAGGTCATCTCTGCCTATGTACACTGACAGAATAAAAGTGTAAAGCCACTGACCAGTGATTTTCAAGGGATGTTAATGCATAAAAGAAGACAATCATTTAACTCCAGCCTTTTCCTTTCCCTATAAATGCAACTGCTATAACAAAGCCCTGGTACTGCCAGTTTTGCAGATAATAGATGGATTCAGGGACATAAATTTCAATCCTtgcttatttggaaaaaatatatatatccctGATTCAAAAGACAAGTAAAGCTAGTGACTAAAAGAGTAGCCCAACATTAAATACTTGAGAAACGTGGGGCAAAACTACTGCAGATGAGCAACTGCAGTTTTTCCCATCTCATTCCTGTGTGAGTATTCACTTAGTAACTACATgtctttcacctcccgccatgcaCTTCTCATCTGCTCCCACTCAGTTTAACACTTACACTACCCAGGGTACAAATCAAGACTTTAATGAAAAGGATGGCCACCAGATGCAACTAACTAGGAGTTATTGTTCAATCCTAGGTCACCTGACAACATTCATGCTTTCCTTTGAGCTGCATTAATGTACAAATGAAGAGGTTGCTGAATCTATCATAGATGAATAGCATCTTTATCAAATTTGCAAATGACAACACAGAAAGGGGAGCAACTGTGTTGGATGATTGAACCAGGATTCACAGACCCGGTAATGAGCAAATCTGAGCATATCTGCAACCAGGATGGTTTCCCATCTGTGTAATTTGGGTCTGAAGGATCTGAGAAGTGTCAGTTGCAGAAGACTTGGAGGTAGAGGGACAGGACACAACAGCTGACTTCAAATTCTGGAGGATGGATTAACTACTGTCTCTAGTTCTCCAGCACACAATCCCAGGACTATTGAATAGAAGCTACAGGGAGGCACGTTTGGGCACAATGTAAGCAGCATATCACTGCAAGGAGCTGAGTGACTTTACTGGACAATTGCCTCAGGCAGGAGATAAGGTACTGGTGACTAACATGGTTACTTCCAAGGCTCAAATCCTCTGGCTACACTAGGCCCTGTGACTGTGTCACCTCATTGGCACTTGATCGAAGTTGACCTACCTACTGTTTTGCTTTTGAAACTTTAAGCTACAGCAGAGAAAACAGCTTCCACTTCATGTAATCCCACTGATTATTTAAGAATGTGAGCCCTTAGAAAGGGTGAGgtaaggcagggcatggtggctcacgcctgtaatcccagcacttcgggaggctgaggagggcagatcacgagctcaggagttcgagaccagcccggccagcatagtgaaactccatctctattaaaaatacaaaaattagccaggcatggtggcacacacctgtagtcccagctactcgggaggctgaagcaagagaattgcttgaacctgggaagcagaggttgtggtaagccgagattgcagcactgcactccagcctgggcaacagaatgagactccatctcaagaaagaaaagaaagaaagaaagaaaaaggaagaaagaaagaaagaaagagaaaggaggaggtaAGATAATACTTGAGGTTGAAAATAGGTATGAATGGTATAATCCGTCTTTGTAGGAAGATATGTACATTAATAGATCACAAGTCTGGATGGCTAATACTTCTAATTGGTGGGATTgtaggttatttgtttttatacacATGATTAAAGTAGGCTTagcatggtagctcatacctgtaatcccagcactttgggaggctgaggcaggcagattgcttgagcccaagagttcaagaccagcctggacaacatagcgagacctcatctctactaataatcaaaaatattagctgggtgtggtggcacgtgcctgtagtcccaggtgctagggaggctgaggtgggaggattgcttgagcacaggaggtcaaggctgcagtgagccatgattgtaccactgcactccagcctgggcaacagagcaagaccctgtctcataaaaataaaataataatttttaaaaggagataaAAGTATTGTTTAAAGGCAGGAATTAAAATGCATGCAATTTTACATATTCCTTACTGTAttagctcaggctgctgtaaGAAAATACTGTAGACTGAATgacttaaacaacataaatttacttGCTCACAGTTCTAGATTCAAGAAATCTCAAGTCGACGTCCAGCAGGGTCAGATTCTGGTgggggctctcttcctggcttgtagacaggcaccttcttgctgtgtcctcgcATGTTAGAGACTGGTCTCTCTCTCCTTATAAGGCCACAGTCCTATTAGATTAGGCCCTGACTGTTATCACTTCATAACGTAAATTACTTCTGAAACAACCTATCTCCAGATACAATCATGCtagggattagggcttcaacatattaaTCAGGAGGTCACAGGTGacaaaattcagtccataacatttATGCTCACCATGAACACCAGAAATGTTTAGTTCATAAAACAGCAAATTCTGTTCAGTAGAAAAACCGTACCAGAAGTTCAGTGCTACAGGTCATTAGAAGATGTGATGTGCTTAATATGGTGTTTGGTAGCAAGTGCCTCCTGCCCCTTTCTCCATCCAACTTCAGTCTTGGATGTTAACTCCCATTAAGCTGAAAAAGACTTTCAGAAGGCAAGAGAGCCCAGCTTGAATTCCAACCCTTATTCAAATTGAGCAGATTACTTCAGACCCTGtgttttcatttcctcattctGAGATAAGGAGGTTAGTCCACATGACCTTCTCTCCCAAGGTTCTCTAACTCTGTGATTCCaactataaagaaaaagcacCTACCATCCCCAAGTCAGGACCCACTGGACTTGGACATAATTTAGTATTTCCCCCCAGGACTAATCTGCTAAAAGTTTTCCTTCAACCATTTTGTTTGAGTGTAAAAGGTACCTTTGTGTACTTTTCATTCCTTAGAATACCACCAGAATGAACCACAAGAGTCAGACAATaacaattatatttattattttattgctacATTGGAAGTGAAAATAAACTGTAAGAAGCTGCCAAAGGATGCAACTTCATGAAGATTATGAAACTATTGAGGCACCCATTGTAGAAAGTTAAAATTGGCTTATCCTGCATGAGGTGCAAGGACTACCTACACAAAGGTCATCCATGGCAAGGTTATTGACAGCATCTGCCATTTGGAATTTACATACCAATGGGAAGTTTAAAAAGGAACTTAAGGAAACATTCACTACCCCTGACCTCTTAACCAGGGAATATAGGTGAGAAGAAATCAGAAGATGTCGGAAATCTCTACAAACACACAGGTTTACAAAAAAACAAGCCTAAAACCAAGACTGTCAGGCAATGCTGAAATCTGCTCTTTGGAGGAGATCCCCATTTTATGATGTTTGAACACACTCTTTCTCCTGCTGGATAGCTggggaaaaagaaaccaaaaattacaaaagtattttcCTAAGACTAAGTTCAGCTTCTTCCAAAAGAGCTCTTTGTAAGTCATTGAAGGCTGCCATACATGCTTTAAATTTAGAATGCCAAGGCATTAAACACAAAACTCAGAGTGgggtgtgtgcgtgcatgtgtgcacacattaAGTACCTGAACTACCAATTAGAAACTACATCAACTGTAGGGTTTGTTTTTCCAAATGCTGTTGTcattttttcagattattcaaGACTGAGGAGTAAGTGAAGTACTTTCTTCAGATTTGTCTATCACTATACAGTTAGAAAATTATACACTTTCAGATAATTTTAACTAATATTGCAACTCTCAAATAAAACTGACATAACAAAAGGTGCcccttggcttttgtgaatatgCTTAGAGTTTCTCCAGCAGGCTATAACTCCAGAGGGCAGAACCAATCAATCCCTTGAATCTGAGAGCTTTAAGCATACTAAGATCTAAATTTGTTCTCACTTTATCTTTTCATCAGATATAGAAGGCCAAAACTGCAGAGTCTACAGGGTTCGTTAGGGATAATATTATGGactcaaatttttaaatgtagaaaaatgcCAAATACCCAAAAGTAGACAAAAACTAAGTGTTTTTAAGTGCTACATCCAATATTCCAAGATTGGTTTTAATgtggtttttaataattttccaaCAAAAAACTAGTTTTTTATTCCCCCATCACTACTGGGCCCATCATGTGAGAACCAGAAGAAAACTATTTGATAGTGTTAACTGTTGCATTAAATACCATGGTACTCTAATTATTGCTTACTTTGTGtaaaaaaattactagaagatAGGTTTATTTACTGAACCTATTAACTTCCTCTACTGTTTGTTTCCAGTAGAACCCCACATGACTTACTTTCCTTTGAAGgaagactatttttttcttcagtgttaGTTTTCTTCAGTTTTGACCTGTCAAACTTCTCCACTTCCGACAAGTCTGGTTTATCACTCATCTTGACTAGAAGAAAGcctgaaaagaaaaaacttttttctttttttgaaacagcgtcttgctctgtcgcccaggctggagtgcagtggcgcgatcccggctcactgcaacctctgcctcccgggttcaagcaattcctctgcctcagcatctcgagaaactgggattacaggcacacgccactatgcccggctaatttttgtattttcagtagagacgggggtcttaccatgttggccaggctggtctggaactcctggcctcaagtgatctgaccgcctcggcctcccaaagtcccaaagtgctgggattgcaggcgtgagccaccgcgccaggacagaaaaaaacatttttaagaaaacttaCCTGGCAGAACTATCTTCGGACTAAGGGGTCACAAGCAAAAATTTTCACATTTCCTATCAATGTATATTCTACCTGCTCATTTTCAACAGAAAAACAGCAACAGATATTAGAAAAGTTATATTTTTGTTAGAATAATTTCAACTCCACATCATTTGCCGTTTCTGATAGGCAGTAAATGCCATTGGATCATAACGCACCAGAAACCAAGATGCTCTAGAAACACAGAGCCATTTGTCTGACTCTTAAAATCACAGCAAGGATAAAATGGAGGTGATAGAAGCACAAGACCAGACAgggatagaagaaaaaataaagactggTTTTAACCAGgtaattattttgaaacagaataTAGCACCATTTGAGCATCTTCACTTTCTATTTACTTTTGGTTTTGCCATTTTTCTTGGGAGATGGGGAGCagcacacaaaaaaagaatgagataagtTGTATTAATTTCTATCTATTTTAAATCCCCAAAGACGACAGTACATTAAGGCACTACAATACACGTCTCATAATAGCTCCTTGTGGCACTGGTTTGTAAACGCTGTAAGAAGGGACAGCTAACTAGGATCAGACCCAGGACTTCAGCAGAACGGAATAAACCAAATAGAAGTGGGTCTTCTTTCACGTTTTCACTGCAGAGAGGGAGGAGATGAGGCTCAGACGTGCGTAGCTGTGGACCTGACGAAATGCCTGGTGCCCTGTGAAAGTCTCGAGTTTGTTCAGAAGAGACAATAGGATATCCCAGGTAGAGCTTTCATGAGCAAGCCCGGCCCCACCCTGGTGGAGTAAGACACTTCGTCTAGTCCCTGGCGTAGAATGCAGAGGCCCCCAAGCAGTCAGAAGTGTCGAACATGCCTCCATTCTGTCGAGGTTACCCTAAGACCCTCCTCTGCCAAGCGATCAGACGCCAAGCTCGGAGCTGGGAAACTGGaactaacaaataaataatagcagGGCCGGGCGCATAGGCCAGTCTGTCAGGAGCAGTTTGCATACTTTTTCAAATAACTATTAGCGTTGTTAGACGCCCAGTCTAACGGCCACGGGAGGGAAAGGAACCAGGGCCCAGCCCAAGGCCCATTCCGGGCGGCCCCCAAACTCTTCATCCTCGAAGCCTCCGACCTGCAGCTACCGCGGACTGGCCGCTTAAGGGTCCCCTACCCCTCCAACCACCGCCTCCCACCCCGACTCCCCGGGGCCTTCTTTCCAGGGACCGGCCCCCGGGAGGGCTCGGCATCGCTCGCAGAAGGCGGCGCCCCAGAAAGACAAAGGCTCGGACTCGCCGGGCCTGGCGGCGGCGCAGACACCAAGCGCcagccccaaccccaacccctctGGCTCCCGAAGGCGCGGCATCCCCCGCCTCGCGACCCCCACGCCTTCCCGTCCCCATGGTCCTCTGGCTCCTGCGAGGCCGCAGGTACTCACCTGAAGGCTTGAAGACTCGTGAAAGGCCGTACGCGGGGCTGAGACCCAGGCTGGCTCCGCACCAGGTTAGCCTTCCCGCCCAGAGCCCTGCAGTGCTAAGCCTTCTAGCAGGCGCCGCCCCAGCCCTCTCTGATTGGCCGAGGGTTTCCGGACTcgcctccttcccctcctccgcTTGAGCCTCCAGAGCCTGCGCCCACCATCTCTTCTAAGATCAGGGGCTTGGTGACTTCAGAGCAGACCTCgccctccccaggccccacctcccaggccTCTCCCACTGCTTTAGTCCTGAGGGTCCACATTCCCTTCATCCAAAGTACACTCACTCTTGCTCTTTCCGGGCTACCTTGTAGCAATTTGAGGCTCCGTCATCAGTTTCTGCTACGTTTCAAAGATCCAGGAGAAGCTTAGTGTTGTGTCAAGACGCCGATGGACCCATCACAGAAGTTTAATCCAACCTATATCCCAGAGTCTCCACAAATGCTCACCGAAGAAAATTCCCGGGACGATTCAGGGGCCTCTCAAATCTGCT
It encodes:
- the LOC104001050 gene encoding thymosin beta-15A yields the protein MSDKPDLSEVEKFDRSKLKKTNTEEKNSLPSKETIQQEKECVQTS